TTCCTCAAGATATGTTCTGAAGAGCCCTACCTGAGACTCGCTGAGGCGGATGCCAAGCTCACCTGCCCCACTGATCAACTGTTCCATCTGAGCTTCGGTGTCCATTGCTGAGACCATATTACCATAACCAATTACTATTTCGAAGTACTAAGTACGAATTGCAAAGTACGAAGGACTGGGGACAAAGAGCGAAGTATAAGAGCAAAGGTTAGGACTTCGCCATGGGTGATTTTGTCCTTTGCAACTTGTACTTGGTACTTCATAGGGGATGAAGACCATTTTGGCTTGACACCAACCTGGCGGGATGCTAGTTTTTTATTCAGATTTGAGTTGGCCGGAGGTGCAAGATAAGGTCTGCTGTACTCACTCTCCTGATTTGCCTGGTTCTCGCTTCCCAAATGGGTTTTGGCATAAGTTTCACATCAAAACTGGTGTTTGTCAGATGAATATCTTAAAGGGGTTTCAGAATTTGATAGGCGAACATTGCGCGACAACCGCACTGAGGCAGGTATTTGCCTGCACAGGGATAAGGTTGAGCGAGGAGATGCTGCTCGGCCTTGGAGAGGGGATAGGTTTTTCTCACAGGAAGGAAAAAGGCAGCAAATTCCCCCTGATGAGCATGAGAGGGGCCGGTCTGCTTGAGTTTGAGGCGAATGTCTGTAAGAGACTGGGCATAAAGATGAGGGCTGTGAAGGTAAAGGCAAAGAACCAGGCTGAGAAGGATTTGCTAAGGATGGTGGAAAAGGGAGACCCTGCCTACATATATGTTGACATGAAACACCTTCCGTATGCGCGGGGGAAGATAGTTTGTCATATTGGCACTCATTCGGTAGTGGTTGCAGGCGTTGATGCGATCACCAAGACTGTTATAGTGGCAGACAAACATGGCGCTCTTCAGGATGTGTCCCTTGTTTCGCTTGCAGAGGCCCGATACTCAGCTTGGAGCCCCTCTCAGCATGATAACACGATGCTTAAGTTCACGTATCCGAAGACACTCTCCCCAATAGCGTCTGCAATAGAATCGGCAGCGGCTGAAGCTGCCCGGTGTATGCTCAGCTCACGTGACAAGAATTCGGGCGTTCGAGGAATAAGATTCTTTGCCGAGAGAATCCTGTCCTGGCCAGATGAGTTTGGTGCGAAAGACGCGGCCGCTGCCTTCAGGAATGTTTCCGTGTTGATTGACGAGTCTGAAACTGGTGGTGGTGGTTTCAGAAAGATGTACGGCCGATTTCTGGGCGAGGCATCTCGGATGCTAAAAGATGAAGAACTCTCCGCCCTTGCCGCTTCGGTCACAGGTCTGGGGAGGAAGTGGTCGACTGCGGCCTCGAAGCTGAGAGAGGTGAAGCCGAAAGGGATGGAGGACAAAGTCTCTTCGATTTCCAAGAAGATATCCGAGATCGCTGATTCTGAAGAGGCCGTCTGGGAAAGGCTGAAGAAGATTTTTGAATAGCGATATTACAGATGTAAGACTAATCAGGCTGTACGCTATACGCTGTATGCTATACGATTGCTATCAGATGTGAGCCATCAGCTTCCAAACCTGTTCCAGGTTTTCAATTTCCATTTTCGATTTTCGCAATTTCGTGTTTTCTTCTTGTAGGGGCGCGGCCTTACCATTTAAGATTGCAGATTTCAGATCTAAGATTGCGGGTTGAGTTGTAGGGGCGTATTGCAATACGCCCCCTTTGTGTTTGGGGCTTGGTTTGCATCACTCTGGATTTGTTTCGAAGAGGTCCAGAATACGTTCAGCAGATTCCTCATTCACACGTCTGTTGAAATCTCCGGCGCTTTTGGCGGCGTGATATTTGTTGCCAAGGTAGTACCGATTGAACAGAAAGAGGTATGTCATGGTGGCATCCTTCCAGTGATGTTGGGCAATGTTGTTGATAAACAAGTAGCCGGTTGCAGAGTTGATGGCAAGTGCATTCACGCCGTTTCGCCAGTCCTCGGCGTAGAACTGACCTACCCCAGGGAGGAAAGTGGATAACCACTTCGCCACATTAGGATTCTTTTGGGGAGAATGTTCTGCCAGCAAAATGAGTGAATCTATGCGACTTGCGTGTTGGGAGAATTCAAAGGGTTGCGAAGTATCTTCGAAGCACACCTGAAAGGCGTGCCTCGCTTTTTCCCACTTGAATTGATATAGACAGTTGATCCCCCTGAGGAAGGCCGCCTTGCGTCTCAGCGCCGGGAATCTACTGTAAAGCTCTATCCTGATAAGCTGGAACTCTGCAAGGTCGAATTCTCCCTTTGCCGTTGTAACTACTGCAAGGGATATTTCTCTTTCGGTCCTGATGCTATCGTTCAGGGCAGTTCTAATCGACTGCTCAAGTGCTAGAGCTGATCCATCCCACTGTCTCTCGTTGCGATACGCCAATCCCATCTTGTAGTAGGCGTAACTGACACTTTTGCTGCCGGGATTCAGGAACGCGAATCTTCTGTACTCTGTTATGGCATCCTCGTATTGCCCAGAATCGTAGAGATGCTCGGCAAAGTCGAGCGACACACCATATGCCAGTAGCGGTGCGCATGGCAGAAGCGTAAGAAGACAGAGGCCAATACTAGTGAGCCTGAGCATTAATGAGGACCTTCACCTTCAGCGAGATTTTTGCTTCCTGTTCTTCGTTGAAAATCTGGGCTGTGACTACGGAACCATATATGTTTCCCAGGTAGAGTACTCCGCCGATTGACCCGTACACCCAACCCTTCACGGACCTCACCCCGTCTTTGTGAAATCCTTCGTAGGCCTGCCAGCCGGTCAGGCCAATCATGAGCAGAGAGAACAGGCCATCGGTTGATCGACCGCAGTAAACCTTGCCGGCCCCCGGTATCACTGATGAATACAGACCCGCGAGAGCCTTGTTCTTGTGAGGAAGATTTTGGCCTTCCTTTGCGAGTGCAGCCGTAGAGATGACAAGGGGATTACCCGGGTCAAGCTTGCCGAGGCTGTCCATGAGGGCACTGGCAATGTCCCATTTCCGCAGTCTAAGGTAGTTCAGTCCGACCAGCTTTTGCATTTTCAGTACTTCCTGGTCATCCTGAA
This portion of the candidate division TA06 bacterium genome encodes:
- the bamD gene encoding outer membrane protein assembly factor BamD, which codes for MLRLTSIGLCLLTLLPCAPLLAYGVSLDFAEHLYDSGQYEDAITEYRRFAFLNPGSKSVSYAYYKMGLAYRNERQWDGSALALEQSIRTALNDSIRTEREISLAVVTTAKGEFDLAEFQLIRIELYSRFPALRRKAAFLRGINCLYQFKWEKARHAFQVCFEDTSQPFEFSQHASRIDSLILLAEHSPQKNPNVAKWLSTFLPGVGQFYAEDWRNGVNALAINSATGYLFINNIAQHHWKDATMTYLFLFNRYYLGNKYHAAKSAGDFNRRVNEESAERILDLFETNPE
- a CDS encoding DUF4872 domain-containing protein, with product MLVFYSDLSWPEVQDKVCCTHSPDLPGSRFPNGFWHKFHIKTGVCQMNILKGFQNLIGEHCATTALRQVFACTGIRLSEEMLLGLGEGIGFSHRKEKGSKFPLMSMRGAGLLEFEANVCKRLGIKMRAVKVKAKNQAEKDLLRMVEKGDPAYIYVDMKHLPYARGKIVCHIGTHSVVVAGVDAITKTVIVADKHGALQDVSLVSLAEARYSAWSPSQHDNTMLKFTYPKTLSPIASAIESAAAEAARCMLSSRDKNSGVRGIRFFAERILSWPDEFGAKDAAAAFRNVSVLIDESETGGGGFRKMYGRFLGEASRMLKDEELSALAASVTGLGRKWSTAASKLREVKPKGMEDKVSSISKKISEIADSEEAVWERLKKIFE
- a CDS encoding tetratricopeptide repeat protein; translation: MNSYTHLRYLPFGLILLALGTASAQNGNENTIEPGNTYRFATHLFEEGEYLRAAIEYQRYIYSAPTMPTNADSVLYKIGLCYRMGGKPPAAINYFRKIHDEHPNSPLIEEAHYEIAFSYLLSGQGQKSMKYIGTHMRLIQDDQEVLKMQKLVGLNYLRLRKWDIASALMDSLGKLDPGNPLVISTAALAKEGQNLPHKNKALAGLYSSVIPGAGKVYCGRSTDGLFSLLMIGLTGWQAYEGFHKDGVRSVKGWVYGSIGGVLYLGNIYGSVVTAQIFNEEQEAKISLKVKVLINAQAH